In a genomic window of Mycolicibacter heraklionensis:
- a CDS encoding enolase C-terminal domain-like protein: protein MSQPRGVAVPIDSIGIAAYTIPTDAEESDGTLVWHSTTLVLVSVRAAGQTGTGYTYAGSAAATVVCDQLAGVITGADALSPPARWADMVHAVRNLGRPGLVAEAIAAVDIALWDLRARLLDEPLTVALGAVHEATPIYGSGGFTSYDNDTLCRQLAVWVEEGIGRVKMKVGRDPAVDAARVAAARCAIGAATELFVDANGAYRRKQALDWAQRFAEQQVGWFEEPVSSDDLEGLRLLRDRGPAGMDIAAGEYGYDLPYFQRMLDAGAVDCPQADVTRCLGVTGVLKVGALCDARGLDLSLHCAPQISAHVGTALWHLRHLEYFHDHVRIERMAFDGVLHPEPGGVLRPDRGVPGHGLTVKAADLERFRVF, encoded by the coding sequence ATGAGCCAGCCTCGTGGTGTTGCGGTGCCGATCGACTCGATCGGGATTGCGGCCTACACGATTCCCACCGACGCCGAAGAATCCGACGGCACACTGGTGTGGCATTCGACCACGCTGGTGCTGGTGTCGGTGCGCGCCGCAGGACAGACCGGCACCGGCTACACCTACGCCGGCAGCGCCGCGGCGACGGTGGTGTGCGACCAGCTGGCCGGGGTCATCACCGGCGCCGATGCGCTGTCGCCACCGGCTCGCTGGGCTGACATGGTGCACGCGGTGCGCAACCTGGGCCGCCCCGGACTGGTGGCCGAGGCGATCGCCGCGGTCGACATCGCGCTGTGGGATCTGCGGGCCCGGCTGCTCGACGAGCCGTTGACGGTGGCGCTCGGTGCCGTGCACGAGGCCACCCCGATCTATGGCAGTGGCGGTTTCACCTCCTACGACAACGACACGCTCTGTCGCCAGCTGGCCGTGTGGGTCGAAGAGGGCATCGGCCGGGTCAAGATGAAGGTCGGCCGCGACCCTGCCGTCGACGCCGCACGCGTGGCGGCGGCCCGCTGCGCGATCGGCGCTGCCACCGAGTTGTTCGTCGACGCCAACGGCGCCTACCGACGCAAGCAGGCACTGGACTGGGCGCAGCGCTTCGCCGAGCAACAGGTCGGCTGGTTCGAGGAACCGGTCAGCTCCGACGACCTCGAAGGCTTGCGACTGCTGCGCGACCGCGGGCCGGCGGGCATGGATATCGCCGCGGGTGAATACGGATACGACTTGCCCTATTTCCAGCGGATGCTCGATGCCGGCGCTGTTGACTGTCCGCAGGCCGATGTCACGCGCTGCTTGGGTGTCACCGGAGTGCTCAAGGTGGGCGCACTGTGTGACGCCCGCGGCCTGGACCTGTCGTTGCACTGCGCGCCGCAGATCAGTGCGCACGTCGGTACCGCGCTGTGGCACCTGCGACATCTGGAGTATTTCCACGACCATGTGCGGATCGAGCGGATGGCCTTCGACGGCGTTCTTCACCCCGAGCCGGGCGGAGTGCTGCGTCCGGACCGGGGCGTGCCGGGGCATGGCTTGACCGTCAAAGCGGCGGACCTGGAACGCTTTCGGGTGTTCTGA
- a CDS encoding glycoside hydrolase family 15 protein, giving the protein MNTGPSLSERYPPQVLRQYALIADGERGIVVGPRGDFCWMCLPRWDSPAVLSSLLGGSGVYAVTPELRYVWGGRYEERSLIWRSRWVTTDGIVECREALAFPGDTHTAVVLRRIRALDRPMRMQVALDVRADFGADAMSALSCDGGVWTGRSGPHRFRWTGAATARCADDGSLRMVLDVAPGRDHDLVLELSDRELPAQPADAAQAWAATESAWNQAVPEVTGTLADVDAQQSYAVLRGLTSTGGGMVAAATMSLPERAKEGRNYDYRYCWIRDQCYTGQAIAAAGPHPLLDDAVRFVTERVLADGPDLRPAYCVDATTPPSEHDLPLPGYPGASARTGNWVGRQFQLDIFGEALLLLAAAARLDRIDSTHWGAVHTLVDAIEKRCAEPDAGIWELDNQRWAHSRLMCAAGLRRIAGAASLAEGAHWQQLADKLVSGTSAGCLHRDGRWQRAPGDAGIDAALLLPGLRGAVPADDARTLATLAAVRRDLTQDGFVYRYRPDQRGLGSAEGAFLLCNFVMALSDHQQGNDLAALQWFERGRTACGPPGLLAEEYDVRQRQLRGNLPQAFAHALLFEAAHLLAGPHPD; this is encoded by the coding sequence ATGAACACCGGCCCGTCGCTGTCAGAACGCTATCCGCCGCAGGTGCTGCGCCAGTATGCATTGATCGCCGACGGTGAGCGCGGGATCGTGGTCGGGCCGCGCGGCGACTTCTGCTGGATGTGCTTGCCCCGCTGGGACAGTCCGGCGGTCTTGAGCTCGCTGCTCGGCGGCTCGGGAGTCTATGCCGTTACCCCGGAGCTGCGCTACGTATGGGGTGGCCGGTACGAGGAGCGGTCACTGATCTGGCGTTCCCGCTGGGTCACCACCGACGGAATCGTGGAGTGCCGCGAGGCGCTGGCCTTCCCCGGCGACACCCACACCGCGGTCGTGCTACGCCGCATCCGGGCACTCGACCGACCGATGCGGATGCAGGTCGCGCTCGACGTTCGCGCCGACTTCGGCGCGGACGCCATGTCGGCACTGTCCTGCGACGGCGGGGTCTGGACCGGTCGATCGGGACCGCACCGGTTCCGGTGGACCGGCGCTGCCACGGCCCGCTGCGCCGACGACGGGTCGCTGCGGATGGTGCTCGATGTCGCACCGGGGCGTGACCACGACCTGGTGCTGGAGTTGTCCGACCGCGAACTGCCGGCGCAGCCGGCCGACGCGGCGCAGGCCTGGGCCGCCACCGAAAGCGCCTGGAACCAAGCCGTTCCGGAAGTCACCGGCACGCTGGCCGACGTGGACGCACAACAGTCCTACGCGGTACTGCGCGGCCTCACCAGCACCGGCGGCGGGATGGTCGCGGCGGCGACCATGTCACTGCCGGAGCGCGCCAAGGAGGGGCGCAACTACGACTATCGCTACTGCTGGATTCGCGACCAGTGTTACACCGGACAGGCGATCGCCGCCGCCGGCCCGCATCCACTGCTTGATGACGCCGTCCGGTTCGTCACCGAGCGGGTCCTGGCCGACGGGCCCGACCTGCGACCGGCCTACTGCGTCGACGCCACGACGCCGCCGTCCGAACACGACCTGCCGCTGCCCGGCTATCCCGGCGCGTCGGCCAGAACCGGAAACTGGGTGGGCCGGCAGTTCCAACTCGACATCTTCGGGGAGGCGCTGCTGCTGCTGGCCGCCGCCGCCCGGCTCGACCGGATAGACAGCACCCATTGGGGGGCAGTTCACACCCTGGTCGACGCGATCGAAAAGCGTTGCGCCGAACCAGATGCCGGTATCTGGGAACTCGACAACCAACGCTGGGCCCATTCCCGGCTGATGTGCGCGGCCGGGCTGCGCCGAATCGCCGGCGCGGCATCCCTGGCCGAAGGCGCCCACTGGCAACAACTGGCCGACAAGCTGGTCAGCGGTACCAGCGCCGGCTGTCTGCACCGGGACGGCAGGTGGCAACGCGCACCCGGCGACGCGGGGATCGACGCGGCTCTGCTGCTGCCCGGCCTGCGGGGAGCCGTCCCGGCCGATGATGCCCGCACGCTGGCCACCCTGGCCGCCGTGCGCCGAGACCTCACCCAAGACGGCTTCGTCTACCGCTACCGGCCCGACCAGCGCGGGCTCGGCTCGGCCGAGGGGGCGTTTCTGTTGTGCAACTTCGTCATGGCGCTCTCCGATCACCAGCAGGGCAATGACCTTGCGGCGCTGCAGTGGTTTGAGCGGGGCCGCACCGCATGCGGTCCGCCGGGCCTGCTCGCCGAGGAATACGACGTGCGCCAACGTCAGTTGCGCGGCAACCTGCCGCAGGCGTTCGCGCACGCACTGCTGTTCGAGGCCGCGCACCTATTGGCAGGCCCCCACCCGGATTGA
- a CDS encoding alcohol dehydrogenase catalytic domain-containing protein: protein MRAVTWQGKRKVQVDTVPDPVIEKPTDAVIEVTTTNICGSDLHLYEVLGAFMDPGDILGHEPIGIVAEVGAAVSNLEPGDRVVIPFQIACGHCCMCRRGLPTQCDTTRVREQDTGAALFGYSKLYGQVPGAQAQYLRVPQAQYTHIKVPEGPPDSRFVYLSDVLPTAMQAVDYAAIPDGGSVTVLGLGPIGDMAARIATHQGARVIGVDLVPERLGRLARRGIEIVDLTQVSDLGEVIRDRTDGRGTDAVIDAVGMEAHGSVGAKAVQQFSSLLPDAVAAPLISKAGIDRLAALYAAIDIVRRGGTVSIVGVYGGKLDPLPMFTLFDKQITLRMGQANVKPRVDTLMPLLTDDDPLGVDTFASHELPLEQAPEAYEMFQEKRDGAVKITLKP, encoded by the coding sequence ATGCGGGCAGTCACATGGCAGGGCAAGCGCAAAGTTCAGGTCGACACCGTCCCCGACCCGGTGATCGAGAAGCCGACCGATGCCGTCATCGAAGTGACGACTACCAACATCTGTGGATCCGATCTGCATCTCTACGAGGTGCTCGGCGCGTTCATGGATCCCGGCGACATCCTGGGGCACGAGCCGATCGGCATCGTGGCCGAGGTCGGTGCCGCGGTCAGCAATCTCGAGCCCGGTGACCGGGTGGTCATCCCGTTCCAGATCGCCTGCGGGCACTGCTGCATGTGCCGCCGCGGTCTGCCGACGCAGTGCGACACCACCCGGGTGCGTGAGCAGGACACCGGCGCTGCGCTGTTCGGCTACTCGAAGCTCTACGGCCAGGTTCCGGGTGCGCAGGCGCAGTACCTGCGAGTGCCGCAGGCGCAATACACCCACATCAAAGTTCCTGAGGGCCCGCCGGATTCGCGGTTCGTGTATCTGTCCGACGTGTTGCCGACCGCGATGCAGGCGGTCGACTATGCCGCGATACCCGACGGCGGGTCGGTGACGGTGCTGGGGCTTGGGCCGATCGGTGACATGGCGGCACGGATCGCCACCCATCAGGGCGCCCGGGTGATCGGCGTGGATCTGGTGCCCGAGCGGCTGGGCCGGCTGGCTCGGCGCGGGATCGAAATCGTCGACCTCACTCAGGTATCCGACCTCGGTGAGGTGATTCGTGACCGCACCGACGGCCGGGGGACCGATGCGGTGATCGATGCTGTCGGCATGGAGGCACACGGCTCCGTCGGTGCCAAGGCCGTGCAGCAGTTCAGCTCGCTGCTGCCCGATGCCGTGGCCGCACCGTTGATCAGCAAGGCCGGCATCGACCGGCTCGCCGCGCTGTACGCCGCGATCGACATCGTGCGCCGCGGCGGCACCGTGTCGATCGTCGGCGTCTACGGTGGCAAACTCGACCCGCTGCCGATGTTCACCTTGTTCGACAAGCAGATCACCCTGCGGATGGGGCAGGCCAACGTCAAACCACGCGTCGACACGCTCATGCCGCTGCTCACCGACGACGACCCACTGGGCGTCGACACCTTCGCCAGCCACGAACTGCCCTTGGAGCAGGCGCCAGAGGCCTATGAGATGTTTCAGGAGAAGCGCGACGGCGCGGTGAAGATCACGCTCAAGCCGTAA
- a CDS encoding FAD-dependent oxidoreductase has product MTSLWLADRIATSPASGTAEDLPGLADVVVAGAGITGLMTAVLLARAGRQVLVLEARTVGSCATGNTTAKISLLQGTQLSTISAKQGKGLAAAYLDGNRAGQDWLLSFCADAGVPVQREDAYSFAQSERGVAAARAEFEACRALGLPATWAAHAEVPFAYHGGVRLGEQAQFDPMPFLDALRAELLASGGQLVEHTRLQRVSSNRRGLLLTVNAPRGNAELQATQLVLATGIPVLDRGGYFARLKPSRSYCMAFDVPGEITRPMMISTDSPTRSLRYAPVDDSQLLLVGGAGHTVGREKHPIDALAELESWTVRHYPGAIRTHLWSAQDYAPVDELPYVGPILPENDTIYVATGFNKWGMTNGAAAALALSGRLLGERPRWDPAFASWSTRELRGLSTAVAANLAVGVNLAKGWITPAAHIGQQCLGTDAGVVSGPPWHLQAQCRVDGVEHRLSPVCPHLGGVVTWNDADRAWECPLHGSRFAPDGTLLEGPATRGLTAGS; this is encoded by the coding sequence ATGACGTCGTTGTGGCTCGCCGACCGGATCGCAACATCACCGGCTTCGGGCACCGCCGAAGACCTGCCCGGCCTCGCCGACGTGGTGGTGGCGGGCGCCGGTATCACCGGGCTGATGACCGCGGTGTTGCTGGCCCGGGCCGGCCGCCAGGTGCTGGTGCTGGAAGCCCGCACGGTGGGGTCCTGCGCGACCGGCAACACCACCGCCAAGATCAGCCTGCTGCAGGGCACCCAGCTGTCGACGATCTCGGCGAAGCAGGGCAAGGGCCTGGCCGCTGCTTACCTGGACGGCAACCGCGCCGGACAGGACTGGCTGCTGTCGTTCTGCGCCGATGCCGGGGTGCCGGTCCAGCGCGAGGATGCTTACAGCTTCGCCCAGTCCGAGCGTGGGGTGGCCGCGGCGCGCGCCGAGTTCGAGGCCTGCCGCGCACTGGGCCTGCCGGCAACGTGGGCGGCGCACGCCGAGGTGCCGTTCGCCTACCACGGCGGCGTCCGGCTGGGCGAGCAGGCACAGTTCGACCCGATGCCGTTTCTCGACGCGCTGCGCGCCGAGCTGCTCGCCAGTGGCGGACAACTGGTGGAACACACACGGTTGCAGCGTGTTTCCAGCAACCGTCGCGGCCTTCTCCTGACAGTCAACGCTCCGCGCGGGAATGCCGAGCTCCAGGCCACCCAACTGGTGCTGGCCACCGGAATCCCGGTCCTGGACCGCGGCGGATACTTCGCCCGCCTCAAGCCCAGCCGGTCGTACTGCATGGCATTCGACGTGCCCGGCGAGATCACCCGACCGATGATGATCTCCACCGACTCGCCGACGCGGTCACTGCGCTACGCCCCGGTCGACGACTCGCAGCTGTTGCTCGTCGGCGGGGCCGGGCACACCGTCGGCCGCGAAAAGCACCCCATCGATGCACTGGCCGAACTCGAGTCGTGGACGGTCAGGCATTACCCCGGCGCCATCCGCACCCACCTGTGGTCGGCGCAGGACTACGCGCCCGTCGACGAGCTCCCCTATGTCGGTCCCATTCTCCCCGAGAACGACACCATCTACGTGGCAACGGGTTTCAACAAATGGGGTATGACCAATGGGGCGGCGGCCGCGCTCGCGTTGTCGGGCCGGCTGCTCGGTGAACGGCCGCGGTGGGACCCGGCGTTCGCCAGTTGGAGCACCCGCGAGCTGCGCGGACTGTCGACGGCCGTGGCAGCCAACCTTGCGGTCGGCGTCAACCTGGCGAAGGGCTGGATCACTCCGGCGGCTCACATCGGCCAGCAATGCCTGGGCACCGATGCCGGCGTGGTCAGCGGACCCCCGTGGCACCTGCAGGCCCAGTGTCGCGTGGACGGTGTCGAACACCGCCTCTCCCCGGTCTGCCCCCACCTGGGTGGCGTTGTCACCTGGAACGACGCCGACCGCGCCTGGGAGTGCCCACTGCACGGTTCGCGTTTCGCCCCCGACGGCACTCTGCTGGAAGGCCCGGCCACCCGCGGCCTGACCGCCGGCAGCTGA
- a CDS encoding pyridoxamine 5'-phosphate oxidase family protein, translating into MRQIVESAKLAFVATVCADGSPNLSPKESLLVYGDEHLAFMHMASPTTVADLRRDPRIEVNVVDFLKRRGYRFKGTAQLRQPGDEVYEWLRQWVIDTHGPRFPCREAVLIRVERALPIAAPAYMFGDAHEAELSRLWSGIYGLQ; encoded by the coding sequence ATGCGCCAGATCGTTGAGAGCGCGAAGCTGGCGTTCGTGGCCACGGTCTGTGCGGACGGTTCGCCGAACCTGTCACCGAAGGAGTCGCTGCTGGTCTACGGCGACGAGCACCTGGCGTTCATGCATATGGCGTCGCCGACGACGGTGGCCGATCTGCGCCGAGACCCGCGCATCGAGGTCAACGTGGTGGACTTCCTCAAACGGCGCGGCTATCGCTTCAAGGGCACCGCGCAGTTGCGCCAGCCCGGGGACGAGGTCTACGAGTGGCTGCGCCAATGGGTCATCGACACCCACGGACCGCGGTTTCCGTGTCGCGAAGCCGTACTGATCCGGGTCGAACGCGCGCTGCCGATCGCCGCACCTGCCTACATGTTTGGCGACGCTCACGAAGCCGAACTGAGCCGGTTGTGGTCGGGCATCTACGGGCTGCAATGA
- a CDS encoding RNA polymerase sigma factor SigF, translated as MTPRAAGSGSQSGSEYADVGDMFRELAEYDADSPDFRNRKDKIVERCLPLADHIARRFEGRGELRDDLVQVARVGLVNAVTRFDVETGSDFVSFAVPTIMGEVRRHFRDNSWSVKVPRRLKELHLRLGVATAELSQRLGRAPTASELAAELELSRDEVVEGLVAGSSYNTLSIDGGGSSDEDDVRSIADTLGEVDARMDRIEDREALRPLLEALPERERTVLVLRFFESMTQTQIAERVGISQMHVSRLLAKSLAKLRDQLQ; from the coding sequence GTGACTCCGCGTGCCGCCGGCAGCGGCTCACAGTCCGGATCCGAGTACGCCGACGTCGGCGACATGTTTCGTGAGCTCGCCGAATACGACGCCGACTCGCCCGACTTCCGCAACCGCAAAGACAAGATCGTGGAGCGGTGTCTGCCGTTGGCGGACCACATCGCTCGCCGGTTCGAGGGCCGCGGGGAGTTGCGGGACGACCTGGTCCAGGTAGCACGGGTGGGTCTGGTCAACGCGGTAACGCGCTTCGACGTCGAAACCGGCTCCGACTTCGTCTCGTTCGCGGTTCCGACGATCATGGGCGAAGTTCGCCGCCATTTTCGCGACAACAGCTGGTCGGTCAAAGTACCGCGGCGGCTCAAGGAGCTGCACCTTCGGCTCGGGGTGGCCACCGCGGAACTGTCGCAACGACTGGGGCGGGCGCCGACCGCCTCCGAGCTTGCGGCCGAGCTGGAGTTGAGCCGCGACGAGGTGGTCGAAGGACTGGTGGCGGGCAGCTCCTACAACACGCTGTCGATCGACGGCGGCGGCAGCTCGGATGAGGACGACGTCCGCTCGATCGCGGACACCCTCGGTGAGGTCGACGCCCGGATGGACCGGATCGAGGACCGAGAGGCGTTGCGGCCCTTGCTGGAAGCTCTTCCGGAGCGAGAACGCACCGTATTGGTGCTGCGGTTCTTCGAGTCGATGACCCAGACGCAGATCGCCGAGCGGGTGGGCATCTCGCAGATGCACGTGTCGCGCCTGCTGGCCAAATCGTTGGCGAAGCTGCGCGACCAGCTGCAGTAG
- a CDS encoding ATP-binding protein: MTDIHSDRAQPSCSERAVELRVTPRLESLAVVRMLVGAIATYEDLDVDTVADLRLAIDELCTQLIRSAAPGAMLTVVIDPHDDHVTIQASAAGDGAGVLTPGSFSWHVLTSLVDDVQTFRDGHETDGVGEVFGVTLTTRRADSER, translated from the coding sequence ATGACCGACATTCACAGTGACCGGGCTCAGCCGTCGTGCAGTGAACGGGCCGTCGAACTGCGGGTTACGCCCAGACTGGAAAGTCTGGCGGTGGTACGCATGTTGGTCGGTGCGATCGCTACCTACGAGGATCTCGATGTCGACACCGTTGCTGATCTGCGGCTGGCGATCGATGAGCTGTGTACCCAGCTGATCCGTAGCGCCGCGCCCGGCGCGATGCTGACGGTGGTCATCGACCCGCACGACGACCACGTGACGATTCAGGCGTCGGCAGCCGGTGACGGGGCGGGTGTGCTGACTCCGGGAAGCTTCAGCTGGCACGTGCTCACTTCGCTGGTCGACGACGTCCAGACATTCAGGGATGGGCACGAAACCGACGGCGTGGGTGAGGTATTCGGGGTAACGCTGACAACCCGCCGGGCGGATTCCGAGCGGTGA
- the usfY gene encoding protein UsfY has product MGDTFHDPVDHVRTTRPHAGRAMIDVMGWPGYSLLVVGMVAGIGSLAAFGTGNDRQGVEVAVVAVLAAALGTVWLLLEHRRISKVNHQWHLAHAEMHQQVSTS; this is encoded by the coding sequence ATGGGAGACACGTTTCATGACCCGGTAGACCATGTCCGGACGACCCGGCCCCATGCGGGCCGCGCCATGATCGACGTCATGGGCTGGCCGGGCTACTCCCTGCTGGTGGTGGGAATGGTGGCCGGAATCGGCAGCCTCGCCGCATTCGGGACCGGAAACGACCGTCAAGGCGTGGAGGTCGCGGTTGTCGCGGTGCTCGCCGCCGCGTTGGGCACGGTGTGGCTGCTGCTCGAGCACCGCCGGATCAGCAAGGTGAATCATCAGTGGCACCTGGCGCACGCAGAGATGCATCAGCAGGTCTCCACGAGTTAA
- the mbp1 gene encoding microaggregate-binding protein 1: protein MSDDKKSATEDGVRGAVEGVKGKAKEALGAVTGNDEMAREGRAQQDKGEAQRDAAKHQAEAESARAGAKAAEAREQSHQ from the coding sequence ATGTCGGACGACAAGAAGAGCGCCACCGAAGACGGCGTCCGCGGCGCCGTCGAGGGCGTCAAAGGCAAGGCCAAGGAAGCGTTGGGGGCCGTGACCGGCAACGACGAGATGGCTCGTGAGGGCCGGGCCCAGCAGGACAAGGGCGAAGCGCAGCGCGACGCCGCCAAACACCAAGCCGAGGCCGAATCGGCCCGAGCGGGTGCGAAGGCAGCCGAGGCGCGCGAACAGTCGCACCAGTAG
- a CDS encoding winged helix-turn-helix domain-containing protein produces the protein MEILLLTDRDEFERSLLGLGVFGHSVARRPLTLTARADCRGAKAVLVDGCSDVPAARESCRKLGAWEPWAAVLAVVAAEDFAAIGLDWHVDDVLAATAGPAEANARLRLALARRHESTHSTLRFGALVIHPDSFTATLSNRELDLTLTEFRLLNYLVRHAGQAFTRTRLLREIWGGEGGRRKVDVHVQRLRAKLGADHESIVDTVRGVGYMTPESPPPQWAIAN, from the coding sequence ATGGAGATCCTGTTACTGACCGACCGCGACGAGTTCGAACGGTCGCTGTTGGGGCTGGGGGTCTTCGGTCATTCGGTCGCCCGCCGCCCGCTGACCCTCACCGCGCGAGCCGACTGCCGGGGGGCGAAAGCCGTTCTGGTGGATGGCTGTTCTGATGTGCCGGCCGCGCGGGAGAGCTGCCGCAAGCTCGGAGCCTGGGAGCCGTGGGCTGCCGTGCTGGCCGTCGTCGCGGCCGAAGACTTCGCCGCGATCGGCCTCGACTGGCACGTCGACGATGTTCTGGCCGCGACCGCAGGGCCGGCCGAGGCGAACGCCCGGCTGCGACTGGCCCTGGCCCGGCGGCACGAATCCACCCACAGCACGTTGCGATTCGGCGCCCTGGTCATCCACCCGGACAGCTTCACCGCAACGCTGTCGAATCGCGAACTCGATCTGACCCTCACCGAGTTCAGACTGCTCAACTATCTGGTGCGGCATGCCGGCCAGGCATTCACGCGCACCCGGTTGCTGCGGGAGATATGGGGCGGCGAGGGCGGCCGTCGCAAAGTCGACGTTCATGTGCAGCGCTTGCGCGCCAAGCTCGGCGCCGACCACGAATCGATCGTCGACACGGTCCGCGGTGTCGGCTACATGACGCCGGAGTCGCCACCACCGCAGTGGGCCATCGCCAACTGA